A region of the Penicillium psychrofluorescens genome assembly, chromosome: 6 genome:
TgatctcctcccacagaCGAGTCAATCGATCCTTTCTAATGCGGTGTGCGAACTTCGTTCGGAGCTGTGGTGGCACGCCGGCGGAgatgtcgtcttcgatgTCATCATTGAAGAGGATGTTGGCAAGCTGCCAGATCAAACGCTCGTCGTCGGACTGAGCACGGCTCGAGGGGGACTGAGTGAACTGGTGAAGGTCGACATTGGCCAAACGAACCAGGGGCGTCCCGTCAATGCGATGAGTATGAGATTGCTGTTGTTGCACCTCAAGCATTTCCATCGACTGTGCCGGTTACTCGTTAGTACTCCATCCACCAAAAAATGTACAGTGGTAAAAGGAAAACTTACATTGCCTTCTTTGTTGTGCGACATGACCGCAACATCCCTTCCCTCGCTGACAATAGACAGGCGCTGAGTCCAGCGATCTTCCGCGCCGGACAGTACTTCCGAGAGGTCGCTCTTGGCGCAAACGAACGAGTCCATCGGGCCCCAGCGCGGCTTGAACGAGTCATGGAAGGCCGCGTCGGACTGGCTCATTTGCTTCGTGTCGCCTGCAAATGTCTTGGGTTGTTTGTTGTAAGGCCACTGtaaggaaagaaaaagacgTTTTAGCTCAAATCTCAAATTGGGAAGCTATCTGTGTAGGGCGTGAAAAGGCTGGATGTGATAGATACATGAGAAGGGCAAGACAGGATATGACCAAAGCAATGTGCATAAGTTGGATGTAAAAGCAGTATCAATGTGCAGGAATCGTAAAAATAGCAAGAAAGCAACAGGGAGCTCAAACCTCAATGCCTTTGGACTGCCGCCCAGAAGCCTTCACTGTGGACGCAGCATGCTGCTTGCGCGGCTGCTGAAAAAGCGAATTCATCAAGTCAATACTGTTTGAGAAGCCTTTCTTCGGCGAATCAGCCGGCTTGGCGGCATCAGGCGACGCATCGTGAAGCAGAGTACGATCAGTAAACGCATTTGCCTGGATCTCACGAAGGGCGTCGCGGTTCTGCTTTCGGGGACTGATAGTGCGCTGCAACTGGTCGGCCCAATCGCCACTGAGGTCGAGCCGGGGCTTGCCCGGGGTGCCAAAGGGCTTTGAAAGGGGCTGGGTGGTTTCCATGTCACCATCGGTGCTCTGGGAGTCATCCCGCTCCACGGTACGATGAGGGTTGGGAAAGGAACCCGCCATGTCCatttcctcatcctcatcagatCCAACTACCGAATCGCCAGACTGCTGGCTTTCGGTGACGACGTCATCGTCGTGCTCAGTAGTTGAACCCGTGGAGCCGTCGTCTAAAAAAGACTCGGACTCGGCTTCGGAACCCATCTCCTGGTCCTCGGCTTCCATTGCCTGGCTTCCGAACGAACCGGGGACGATCTTGCGCTTCTTAAAGTCAAAagtgtcgtcgtcgacacCGGCCATCGAACCGACGAACGACTCgtcgagggaggagaaggtcgTTGAGTGGTCAAAGTTCGTGGAAGGACGGGCCTTTGGGGTGCCAGTGTCAGGAGGGCCAGCATTCAAGGTGCTCTGGTTCAGGCTctgaccttcttcttcctcgtcgtaATCAAGCCCATAGGTGGTAAAGTGAGGCACCGTGAAGACCCAGGTGCCGGTCTGCATCTCATAGGCGACGAACCCGGTATCGGTCACCTTGCGCAGGCGGTCGATGTGTTTGTCAAAGAGCGGGCCACTGGTGAGAGGCGAAGGTGACTTCCTGTCGCGGCCACGCGGCCAGGAGTTCTCGATCCGGAGGGTGGACGGCACATTGAGTGCCTTGCCCATGGGAGGCTTGTTTCCGTCCTCGGGATAAACAGTGATCTTGCGAACGCCAATGTCGACAGTCTTTCCGAAGATATTGTCCAGATCGACAATGGTCAGGTCGACAGGTTCATTGAAGGTGACCTGGCCGCAATTCTGACGACCGACGGTGAAGTCAACGACGCGCTTGAGCTGATCGCGGCTCATCTTGTTGAGCTCGGCACGCGAAGGCTTCATCCAGTACTCGCCGGGTTTCGGGTCGCCACCAGGAGTAAAGGACAAGCGCTTGATAGTAGCATCGGTGGCGGGAGTGGTAGGCTCACCATTCTCTGGAACCACGGCAAGATCACGGCGAACGGATTCCATTTCGGGGCGGTCGCCATGCGCAGCACCGTCAACGCCATTGAGGCTGCTGTTCTTACGGATTGAACGAAGGAAACCAAGTTCCTCAGGGGTGGGTTCGGGGGTCGTGGACTGCACGTGGACAATCTCACCACCGGCAACGCCGGGAGAGGACGAGTCGAAGctgaccttcttcttcagcttgTCGGGCTGGGAGGCATCGTCTCCGTTGGTAATCGGAGCAGGCGACATGCTGGCGGGACGGGTGAACAGATCGCTGCGCAGACTGCGGTCAATGGTGAGCCGCTTGAGGCTGCCGCTGTTGCcgcggccgctgccgccagcCTGGAGGGCACCGGGGGACAGAACACTGTCGGAATCCGGATCGAAGGTCTTGCGAAGGTTGCTGGTGGAGTAGCTCTTGCTGAAGCTTCGGCCAAAGCTGCCGTTGACACTACCGCGCATGCTGCTGCTACCGCCAAGGAGACTGCTGCTGAGTCCCGATggggtgctggtggagctggaaggAGAGCCATAGGTCGAGTAAGAGAATCCGTATCCCTGACGCTTGGGCGGCGTGATCAGACGGTTGGCAGCATTGGGGGTGATCTTGTAGACAGGCAGTGGAGTTCgctgcttctgcttgatGCTGGAAGAGAGGGGCGTGGCCAGGGGACCGGGAGAGGGCGCACTCGGGGTCGGGAGACCAGAGAAGATAGACTGGCTGCCATAGGGATTGCCATCCAGAAGTGATGCCTGCAAGCTTCCAGGGGttggttgctgctgttgcgaTTGCTGGGAAGCGCCGAACATACTacctccaccaaccccacCGGCCTGCTGTTGCTGGGCCTGGTTGCCACCGAAGAGGGAGGAGCCTGCACCCTGGGAGGCAGTATTCTGGCCCCCAAaaaggccgccgccggcgctACCAGTCGATCCTCCGAAGAGGCCACCGggcttctgctgctgttgattcTGAGAACCGCCAAAGAGGCCGCCACCGGTCTGCTGGGCCTGAGAATTGCCGAAGGCCCCGAAGGCACCACCGCCAGTGGAACCGGTCGATCCCCCGAAGAGTCCGCCGGGcttctgttgctgctggtTTTGGGAAGTGCCGAATAGACCACCGCCAGTGCCAGTTTGTTGGGGTtgggcaccaccaccaaagagTGATCCGGACCCCTGCTGTGGTTGCTGCTGAGTCTGGCTCCCTCCGAAAAGAGAAGACCCAGTCGCTGGCGCACCGGCACCCGCGCCAAAGAGGCCCCCACTGCCCTGTTGTTGCTGGTTGCTTGCACCGAATCCACCCCCACCGAACAGGCCCTtgttctgggtctgggctTGATTTTGCTGATTCTGACCAAACCCGCCGAATGCGCCGGCTCcagtctgctgctgctgaccgcCGCCGAAGGCAGATGCCGTGGCAGGGGTTCCTCCGAACGGGTTCGCAGCGCTGGTGGTCTGCGTTCCGaatgcaccaccacccccaaagCCAGTTCCTCCGCTACCGCCAAAGGCCGGCTTGTTTTGCTGTTGGTTGCCGCCGAAAAGTCCGCCGGTGGTACCACCAGTGCCGCCAGTGCCACCGAAACCTGACGCAGCTCCGGGAGTGGTGCCAaagccgccagcgccagcggTGTTGGTCGTGCTGCCAAAAAGGCTGGGTTGAGATGTCGCATTTGTAGTTCCCGCACCACCGAAAAGGGAGCCCTGGGGTTTGGCCCCTCCGAACAATGGATTGGAAGCGTTCGCGCCGAATCCACCGgcggtctgggtctggctaCCGAAGGCAGATGGGGCGCTGGTAGCTGCTGCACCAAATGGCGTGGCGCTAGCGCCAAAGCCGGTCgtgggttgttgttgttgctgttgagTACCAAAGCCGCCAGAGCCGCCGAAGGCAGAGGAGCCAAAGGCGCCAGCTTGGCCGCTGCCGTTACCGTAGCGCCGACCCTGCTGGTAGTCCGCCAGGCGTAGTTCCTCGAACGAGAACTTGTTGTAAGGCTGCATGAAACTGATGCTCTGGTAGTTATTCATCGTGTTGGAGCTGGTGTCCTTCTCCGAAAACGGATTGAACGGAGTCCCGCCGGTGCCCTCACATGTCGGCGGAGCACCTTGGAAGGCAGTTCCTGTTCCTGTGCCAGCGCCGAAACCAGTGCCAGTCGTACCGGTGTTGGCCCCGAAGCCGCCGCCAGTGCCAAATCCTCCACCGGTACTGGGAGTGGTGGTAGCGCCAAAGCCCCCCGTCTTGTTGCCAAACAtgcctccagctcctcccgTGTTAGTAGTTCCGCCGAAACCGCCGGTGTTGCCAGTGGAgccgaaaccaccaccagcaccgaaGCCGGTGTTTCCAGCCGTTTGATTTTGAGCGCCGCCAAAGaggctgccgccgcccgTGTTCGTGGTATTCGTGGCGCCGAAACCGCCAGGACGGGTGTTCTGGCTGCCGAAAAGAGAATTAGACTGATTTTGGGTGTTGGTTCCGAATCCTAGACGAAGAGTAATGTTAGCAAATTTCAGGGGAAAAaaacatcaagaagaagttgCACAAAAGTCAAACAGCGCAAGAAAAACAGGCAAGGTTCCTCGGGTGCAGATTGCTCAAGCTCCAAGAATTATCGCAGGAGTGGTCCCAATGACTGTAATCCATCGTTCCCAGAGGGCGCAGAGACTGCGATACGCAAAGGATCCAGACACGGGCGTGTAGAGAGCGAAGTCGATGTGGCACATTCAAGAGGACAACCCGCAGACGGTTGAAAAGAGAGGGATCGCGGAGCTCCTTAACTGAAGCACGTACCTCCGCCGGAGCCAAAGCCACTGGAAGTATTGCCAAAAGCACTGCCACCAGAGgtgccaccaccaaaggGGGAGGATGTCGATCCAAAGCCTAGAAGACAGGGGTATCGGTGTCAGAGAGAACTGGTTTTTCTTCTGGTAGCTCAAGCAGGCCCATGCTCTTTTTTTGTTCCCTCTCTTGTCGCGGTGTTGTCGCTGAGCGTCGAGGAGACCCGCAGATTGCGATTGGTGAGGACGGCGTCGCGCGCGAAGGGGTGTTGTTGAAGTCGAGAATTTGCgggttttctttttgcctcTTGCGCGTgcggtcttcgccatcgtcgcGGGTCGACATCAGGAGCACCGGGTTTTTCTTGTCTCGAGTCCGATAGGGGAgcaagaacaaagaaaatgcAAACAAAAAGACAATTCGAAACACAAAGGGGGCCACGCAGGAGAAACGAGTCACGGGATAGACCTACCTCCTCCGGTGTTGGTGCCTCcgaagccaccaccagcaccagtggTCCCGAAGCCGGAaccctgctgctggttgTTCTGACCGAATCCTCCAAAGCCGAAAGACATGTTGTCTGGGGTGGGTTGGAGTTGTCGAAGCTCACGACTTCATAGGTCGAGGGGTTGCGCGCAGGATTTGAGGATGgacgagggagagaggggTGGCGTGGACGAAAGAGGGCgcgtggaggaggaagaggaggaaggagagagagacgcGACACAGAAAAGGGTAAGGCTTGTTGGCCAGCGAAGCGGGTTATGTCAGCCACGGACTATTGTGGTCCCTGTCACGTGAATGGATGCTGCCTAACGTGAGACCCAGTCGTTCTTATTGTCGAGGACTCGAGTATTCATTACGACTTATCCACTGAATACACTATACAGAAAAATATACTATTCACACCGCTGATGAAATAGACAGACAAGGGAATCTCAGGTACAAGTATGTAGAACAACACAACACGCAAGAAACTAATTCAAACACCGTGCCATACACGGGAGTGGCAGGCCTATCATGTGTGATAGCAACATGATTTCCCCAACAGGGTTTTTACAGACAATCCACATCCGAGGTCTTCATAATCATCAAATTCATCATGAACCGTTTACGCCTGGCCGCGGTCGGCGTGCACGGTGGCGATGATCGTGTCGACCACCGAGGGGTCAGAGAGCTGATATGACATGTCAGTATTGCATACACCACACGAGGGAAAAGATAGAACTTACCGTCGAGGTATCACCCAAGCTATCCTCCTCACCACTCAGAATCTTCCGCAGGATGCGACGCATGATCTTGCCACTGCGAGTCTTGGGAAggtcgtcgacgacgaaAACGGCCTTGGGCGCCGCGAAGGGCCCAATCGACTTGCGCACTTGCATCATCAGGTCTTTGCGCACTTGGTCTGTGGTCTCGTTACCCTCCTTCAGAGCAACAAAGGCATTGACCGCTTGGCCAGTGAGCTCGTCGTTGATCCCGACCACGGCAGCCTCAGCAACCATGTTGTGCTCGAGCAGagcagcctcgatctcggcaGTGGACAGGCGGTGGCCAGACACGTTAACCACGTCGTCGACACGACCACGGATCCAGTAGTAGCCGTCGTGATCGCGACCCGCACCATCACCGGTGAAGTAGTATCCCTTGTACACGTTAAGGTAGGTGTCCATGTAGCGCCTGTGGGCAGCCCAGACGGTCCGAGCCATGCTGGGCCAGGGCTGCTTGAAGGCAAGGACACCTTCCACATCGTTGCCGGTGATCTCCTCGCCGGAGACagggtcgatgatggcgggcTCAATGCCGAAGAAGGGCAGGGAGGCGCTGCCGGGCTTGGTGGGGGTCACACCGCCGAGAGGGGTAATGACATGGGAGCCGGTCTCGGTTTGCCAGTAGGTCTGCAGATTCAAAAGGTTAGATACTAAAACAAGTgtggggaagagagagagaacgaACATCGCAAATGTGGGCTTTCTCTTTGCCGACCGCCTCAAAGTACCACTTCCAgacctcggcggcaatgggTTCACCGACGGAGCCAAGAATACGCAGGTGCTTCATCTCGTGGTGAATGTGCTCGTTGCCAGCACGCTTGAGCAGACGCAGAGCAGTAGGGGCGACGTAGAACTGTGTGACATCGTACTGATCGATGACATCCCAGTAACGAGAGCAGGTAGGGTAGGCGGGGGTACTCTCGAACACGACAGTGGCGcatcccagcagcagaggagcGTAGACAACATAGGTGTGGCCGGTAATCCAGCCGACATCGCCACCACAGAAGAAGCGGTCATCGTCGTGGATGTCGAAGACGTACTTGCCCGTCATGGCAGCGCCGAGCAGGTAGCCGGCGGTGGTGTGCATGACACCCTTGGGCTTGCCGGTCGAGCCGGATGTGTAGAGCAGGAAGAGCGGATCCTCCGAGTTCATAGACTCCGGAGCCAGGTAGTTGGGGTActtctcgacctcctcgtGCCACCAGAGATCCCGACCCTCGGTCCAGGGTACCTCGGCGCCGGTGCGCTTGTAGACCAGCACGTTCCGAACATCTGGGCACTGCTTGAGTGCCTCATCGACAATGCGCTTGGTGCCAATCACCTTGCCACCGCGCTTGCCCTCGTCGGTGGTAATCACCACCTTAGACTGGGCATCCAGAACACGATCCCGCAGCGAATCCGACGAGAAACCAGCGAAGACGACCGAGTGCACTGCACCGATACGGGCACAcgccaagaaggaaatgacTGCCTCGGGGATCATGGGCAGGTAGATGGCAACGGTGTCACCCTTTTGCACACCGGCGCGCTTCAGAGTCCAAGCCACCCGCGACACCTCGCGGAGCAGCTCGCCGTACGTAATCTTGCGGCCCTCGTTGGGCTCATCGGCCTCGTAGATAATGGCGACCTTGTTGGGGTCCTTGAGCGCGTGGCGGTCCACGCAGTTGTATGCCGCGTTTAGCCGGCCCTCGACGAACCAGGCATTGTCGCCGTTCTCAAAGGAGCCGAAGTGGGTGGTCTGGAAGTCTTTGTCAAAGGAGAGGAGATCGCGGGCCATGCGAGCCCAGAAGGTGTCGGGACTGCGGATGGACTCCTCGTAGAGCTTCTTGTACTCGTCGACATCTTTTACATGGGTGCCGGTCGGGTGCTTTTCGTGGAATGCCTTGGGAACGTGATATGTGTCGACCTCGTGGGCTTCCAGCACCTGCGGAGGGGAGGTTAGATAGATCGGCTCAGCAGAGAAATAAGTCAGCTCACTTACCACATTGGGCTTGGCTTTGGGGTCGGCTTGCGACATGGTTGGAAAAAATCCGGGCGCAACTGCAGTGGGTGTGGAATGGAAAGTTCTCTGGAGGATCAGGTCGCATTAGCGGGGTGAACGAGCGGTAGGTAGCGTGCACATAGTCGATAGAGCGGGATCATTAAGCTCGTGCGAGTGGGGTGGAAGGACAGGACACTCACCGAGTTCGTGAAGTATGTGTGTTGTGTGTGCGTGGATAAGAGGAGAGCTGTAGAGGTTGTGTTTGGAGGGAATACGGatggaaaataaaaagagcaaaggaagaaagaagaagaggacggATGAAGGACACCTTAATATGGTCAGTGACCCCGATGCGGCCGTGCTCGTATTTACCGTACCCGGCCTGTTACCTCTGTCGATCGCTGCGACCAGCACGAGAGTATGGAGGGACTGTATGGAGGGACTTATGGATTCTGATCTATCCAGCCAATTATAGATGCTCTTCGGATTTGATTCTCCTCTTTTTGGGTCCCGTTAACTAATAGGAAGACtaatgataataataataataataataaaaaaCAAGTGCTGTGGTTCTGTGGGGAGGCCAGTCTGTTCCGTTGCTCCGGGGAAAGATGGAGTATACCCAATTCCCTGAACCGTTTGGCCTAGAACTGGCGAACCATCCGTCCGAAATCGCAGACCGTATTCTTGTCGCTTCTGCATTGCCGAGCTGCGCAGGGGACCAAACTGACCTACGGCTGAATAGACTTCCTCGGTGGAGCGCCCAGGCCGTGGAACACACTCACTAATGGCTTTCCTAGACCGAAAACCAAAATCCGGCCGCCGTGCCGTGTCTGGCAGCTGTCCGCCGAAAGAGAAACATGTCTCCTCTGTCTATGTATCGCAGTGGTAATTGTGCCCCGGATTGTATGGCATGCTCGCCACCCCCATGTCATAAGTCGATCCGATGATGTAAAGGGAGCGCAGCGCGAACCCTAACCGCTTTCTAGTAGAATCCTTCGCGCGCATCACACGGCCATCACTCGGCTCCAACAACGTCTGTTACTGACTCTGTAGAGTGTCAGTGCGCATCGACCAACTTGTTAGGCTTGGGCCCTGTTCGCCCGCACTGGGTCCAAGGTAGTCAGCATCCAGTTCGTCGACCCTTTCCCCTTTTGGGCGGTCGGTGATGATCACGATTCGGATTGATGCCAACCACCCCCGTCTATCGGTCTATCCCTGATATCATGATGATGGACAGTCGATGTATGTCAAGTCGCCACGAGAGGCTTGAGCATCCTTTATACCaggtccgccgccgcatcAATCCCTATCCGCGCAGTGGGAGGAGCTGAATCCACGTGTGGAGAGGGCGTCGGAAAATTGTGGGACGCTGAAGGACGTAAGGATGTCAATAATCACTTGCACTAGCTAGCCCCTCCCTCGAGTTAACCGTGTCATCTAGTCTGATTGCGATCTCCTTAATCCCACACCACAATAATAATCAACAATACAACCTCAAGACACACCCCGATGGGCACCTCGTGTACTCCGCACACCCATACATACCACAGTAGTACGCCAGGCTCAGCTCCACCGTCACATTTTGCGTTGCCAACTCTCTGCAAAACAAAAACCCGCCCAGCGCTCTATCGGGACTAGCCCGATGGCTGCCTAGGCTAATTACACCCGCCCGCCCGTCCGCCCCGAGAAAAGACCGTGTGCGAGAAAAGACCGTTTGGCGAGAAAACGCCGTGCTAAACCAACCCCCCGCCGCACGAATCGGGACATCCCTCGGTGTCTCACGGAGTGGGGTCAGATCCAGTAAAAACTGCAATCAGATGTCACCTTATTGGTAGATGGTGCAATCTAAAGCCCGTTTCATTGATCGGAAAATATTCACTTGGGGCAGGTACTATGTCACACGACGATAGAAGTTGCCTCGGGTTTGCCGGGTAGCGACTTGTTGAATCCTGCGAGAGAGCATTTGCACACTTGCTCTGCTCCTCACGGAGTATAAATAGATTACTAAATGTTGGGAGAAAAGACTCATCTGCTCCACTACAGTGAAACAGGGCCGAGCCCCTGGACTGGGTGAATACCGCCGCGGTATTCAATCAGGCTGGATATGAACTATTCCGATCCTGCCGCTGCACTCTCCCACTGCACCTGGTCGTAGTGCACCACCGCCTCGAGCAGAGCTTGCGTGCCAAGAGCACTGAAACTGTCAGGATCAAGGGATCGTCCAGGACATCAAATCAGGGAagggggaaggaagggaaacTAACCAATCGTCTGCGGAACAGTACTCCGTCGGGTGATGGCTGATACCATCATGACATGGCACAAAGATCATCGCCGTTGGGCAGTGCTTGCTGGTATACACGCTGTCATGGCCGGCGCCGCTAGTCATGAGCATCGACTTGTCCGGCCCGACGAGCTCATTGGCCACGACTTGGATGGATGCGACGCACCCTGGATCGAACTCCACGGCCGGTGAGTCGGTATCTAGTGTCCAGTCAACGGCCACGCCCTTGCCGTTCTGAGAAGCAATCTGTGCAAACGACTGCAGACATTCTTCTTGCACGGCATGCACGACGCGATCCTGGGGGTGCCGGATATCAAGTGTGAAGGTCACTTTCGAAGCAACGGTGTTAGTAGATGCATTGGACGGCACCTTGATGATACCCGTTGAAGCGAGCGCACCATGGCGCTTGGCAATATCATTTGAGGCTGCGATCATTCTAGACGCAGCAAGCACCGGATCCTGTCGCGCACTTAGAGGCGTCGTGCCCGTGTGTGCATCTTTGCCGTGGATGGTAAATGTCAGCCATCGGTAGCCTTGTGCGCCTTGGACGATCCCGATCGACCGGTTGTTCTCCGGTAGAATAGGCCCCTGTTCAATGTGCAGCTCGAAATGTGCACCGAGTGGGAACCCGGTGCGTGCATCGCTCGAACAGGGTATGTCGCCTAGATATCCATGTCTTTCAAGCTCGGACCGAAGCGTTACATTAGGATCATGGATATCGCGGAGATCCCATGCCTTCTGGATCGGGATGGCGCCAGCCCAGACGCCGGAGGAGCACATGGACTTGGGGAACCGGGCTCCCTCCTCACTTTGAGATGTAAAACCAGATTAGGACTGAGCTAATAGAAGGCCAGAGAGACTTACTTTGTCCAGTTGACAACCCCAATATCATAGTTCGTCTGAAATCCATTTTCGTTCATTGTGCGCAATACCTCCAGCGCGGCCATGACGCCGAGAATCCCATCAAACCGACCCCCGCGAGGCTGCGTGTCGAGATGACTACCCATAGCAATCATCGGCGCGGCCGACTTTTTGCTACCGGTCCGGCGCGCAAACATGTTACCCATCTGGTCGACTGAGAGAGTGCATCCCAGTTTCTGGATCTCGGCAGCAAGCCACCTTCTGACATGAGCGTCGTCATCCGTCAGAGTGAGACGGGCCATGCCGGTATCAATTGGGTTTCTAATGGTGAATCAGAGGGGATTTAGCAATGGATTAAAATACTTTGCTTACTCGCCATATCTGTGGGCGCTGCCCCAATTGCATGTCTCGTGTAATGTTTGCCAGAGTCGATCGGAGTTGATCTTGAGACCAGATAGTGCTTGGAGTCGAGTGGTCGTAGAGAATTGTCGGATGGGATTGGAAAGGGCCCGGATTGGAACCCTTGTGCTGTACATTTTGGGGATGAGAGGCAAGTGAATGAGCAGAGAAATGCAGTGAAATGAATTTGGCTGAATTTGGCTTAATTTGGCTCAGTTAGAGTCGCGGTATCCTGACTCTCGTGCAACGCACGCCTTGCCGATATATACACCCGGCACGCCTTCTTTGAACAACGGGTGGAGTAGGCAGCAGAAACAAGACGTTTAGACTGCAATAAGCAGACAGAAAATGATAGGCCCAATAAGAAAGTTGTGGTGGAAGCGGACTATGATCCAGGGCAATCCGCCGAGAATTTCGGGGCGCCGTCCGACAACATGGAATGGCGGAAACAGCCTAAATTCTACAACAGAAAAAAATATACATAAAgttcgatgatgatgatatgtCATTCCAGATGACACTTGATTCCAATTGTAAGTTTCCATGAAAccgaaacaaaaaaacaTAGCTTCCAAGTGCACGTGCGTCAATCCATCCAGACCGGACAAAAGTCACATCCTCTTAGTCCATCTGAAGAATAGCCACAGAAACACAAAGTCCCAATTCATCATGATCTATCCCATCCATATGTTCCCTTGGGTTCCTCCTACCGAGGATACCCATTCCCCCGACAGCAGCTGCCAAAACACTGATCGCCTGAGAGCGGTTAATACTTTCGAGCGGCACACGCGTAGGTTCAGGAATACCGTTGTAACTTGGTGCTGATCCGTAGGTCCCCCTGTAGTCCTGATACCTTTCATCGCTGCTGGTCTGTTAGAGGCATTTGCCTGCATGTTTAGAGAACACCTTACGCAGGGTATGTTCTCGAAGAATCACTGTCTGAGGCTCTCGATCTGGCAtcgctgctggagagtaTGGAGCGGACTTTGGACCTGAGTCCGTTGCTTTCCTTTCCAGTCATATTGAGAGTTTTTGTGTGTGTCCTTTTCTCTTATTTTGAGAAACTATAGTTGTTGTTGGTTGATAGCGTTGGGTCAAATTTCAAAGATGTTCTTGGAATCTGCCCTGCAGTTTCAAATCGTGAGAAATTACATGGAGGGAGGAAACATGGGACCCTTAATATATCCATAGCCTCAGATACTTTTGCTGGTCTCCCAAATTCTGATCTTCATTTCACAATGACGTCCCGTGGGGTACAAAGATGGCCCCAGGTGGAGCCCATATCGGGGAGCGCCGATGTCCATCGATAGCCCTGGCGGGTTTGAGATTAACGAACACTACAACATCACAATTGATGCCATCATTCTGGATCAGCGGCGGCAATAGAAACGATGGACTTTATTTCCTGCGCAAACAGACTGAAGCTCAATCATACCGGCCTCATGATTGGCGCTAGCCGCCTCTAGGATCTGCTCACGGTCTCAACCTTCCTCACTCGATCAAGATCTCGTCAGCGAAGCCAAGAAGCTGTTACCTAATTTTGTCCCACTCGTCGGCTTGGGGCGGTTCCTATGAATTGATTATGAGCTGGTGGCGGACGGATTAATAGTGACTAGTTTGTGCTGTGAAGGTGGTATATCTAGAGATGAAGCTACAGCTTTGCCGCATATGAGCAACGACACACCATTTGGACAAAATTAAACGAAATAATTGATGCTAGATACGACATCTCAATGATGACTAGGCCCCGGACTTAATGCCCACTGCTAGATACACCGTCGCATTTGGAATCCCAATATGAGCTTCGAAGGTGACGATCGTGAAGGTGCCCTATGTCATGATGCTCGGTGGCGCACGCCTGCGAAATGGAAGCGGAGTGAAAATAAAGTCCTTTACGCCGCGAAGACAGAAAGGTCGGTGTAGTTAACTGGGGCAGCCAAGTGACATTGCACCATACCCCGAAGGAAGCAGACCTGTGAGCAAGGGCACCATAGAGTCCGATGAAATGTTTCAAAAAGAATTCAGAATACCATATAGGTGGCATAACAACAGCAACTACTCCCGTCAAAGCCTTGGGAGAGAGATTCCTGCGTGGCTATGATCCAACTTGATGTCGCtcaaaaagagaaaaagggcaaATAAGACTGTTTGCATGGGACCGTATTAAGGCGTGCATGAAAGATGTCGGCAGTAAATTTAA
Encoded here:
- a CDS encoding uncharacterized protein (ID:PFLUO_009087-T1.cds;~source:funannotate), whose protein sequence is MSFGFGGFGQNNQQQGSGFGTTGAGGGFGGTNTGGGFGSTSSPFGGGTSGGSAFGNTSSGFGSGGGFGTNTQNQSNSLFGSQNTRPGGFGATNTTNTGGGSLFGGAQNQTAGNTGFGAGGGFGSTGNTGGFGGTTNTGGAGGMFGNKTGGFGATTTPSTGGGFGTGGGFGANTGTTGTGFGAGTGTGTAFQGAPPTCEGTGGTPFNPFSEKDTSSNTMNNYQSISFMQPYNKFSFEELRLADYQQGRRYGNGSGQAGAFGSSAFGGSGGFGTQQQQQQPTTGFGASATPFGAAATSAPSAFGSQTQTAGGFGANASNPLFGGAKPQGSLFGGAGTTNATSQPSLFGSTTNTAGAGGFGTTPGAASGFGGTGGTGGTTGGLFGGNQQQNKPAFGGSGGTGFGGGGAFGTQTTSAANPFGGTPATASAFGGGQQQQTGAGAFGGFGQNQQNQAQTQNKGLFGGGGFGASNQQQQGSGGLFGAGAGAPATGSSLFGGSQTQQQPQQGSGSLFGGGAQPQQTGTGGGLFGTSQNQQQQKPGGLFGGSTGSTGGGAFGAFGNSQAQQTGGGLFGGSQNQQQQKPGGLFGGSTGSAGGGLFGGQNTASQGAGSSLFGGNQAQQQQAGGVGGGSMFGASQQSQQQQPTPGSLQASLLDGNPYGSQSIFSGLPTPSAPSPGPLATPLSSSIKQKQRTPLPVYKITPNAANRLITPPKRQGYGFSYSTYGSPSSSTSTPSGLSSSLLGGSSSMRGSVNGSFGRSFSKSYSTSNLRKTFDPDSDSVLSPGALQAGGSGRGNSGSLKRLTIDRSLRSDLFTRPASMSPAPITNGDDASQPDKLKKKVSFDSSSPGVAGGEIVHVQSTTPEPTPEELGFLRSIRKNSSLNGVDGAAHGDRPEMESVRRDLAVVPENGEPTTPATDATIKRLSFTPGGDPKPGEYWMKPSRAELNKMSRDQLKRVVDFTVGRQNCGQVTFNEPVDLTIVDLDNIFGKTVDIGVRKITVYPEDGNKPPMGKALNVPSTLRIENSWPRGRDRKSPSPLTSGPLFDKHIDRLRKVTDTGFVAYEMQTGTWVFTVPHFTTYGLDYDEEEEGQSLNQSTLNAGPPDTGTPKARPSTNFDHSTTFSSLDESFVGSMAGVDDDTFDFKKRKIVPGSFGSQAMEAEDQEMGSEAESESFLDDGSTGSTTEHDDDVVTESQQSGDSVVGSDEDEEMDMAGSFPNPHRTVERDDSQSTDGDMETTQPLSKPFGTPGKPRLDLSGDWADQLQRTISPRKQNRDALREIQANAFTDRTLLHDASPDAAKPADSPKKGFSNSIDLMNSLFQQPRKQHAASTVKASGRQSKGIEWPYNKQPKTFAGDTKQMSQSDAAFHDSFKPRWGPMDSFVCAKSDLSEVLSGAEDRWTQRLSIVSEGRDVAVMSHNKEGNSMEMLEVQQQQSHTHRIDGTPLVRLANVDLHQFTQSPSSRAQSDDERLIWQLANILFNDDIEDDISAGVPPQLRTKFAHRIRKDRLTRLWEEIIRGKHAHDLESIRSPEERAVHLLCSHRVEEACKTLVESQNLHLATVVAQIGRDATTRADMANQIEVWHQSNVSSEMNEPLRALYELVAGNALRSEGKSGGALEDRASSFTFTERFELDWFQAFGLRLWYGITEDEPIEAAVSKYLADLATGQESSFPYPSHGAGARVMLQPGSDTLGRESPLWVLLKTYSASNATRPHIDPIQLPAALLPESMSGDRLTNRLSFQLHHILTAVVGHHPAINIDQTQTDHLVWDYASELSAGGELVSALFVLLHLSQSTDRKRAVQETLARFAAHLPDPLSADGSPDPTWHLLTTTLQLPEPWIWVAKALYARDIGNAAREVDCLIRGRHWNDAHATFCRIVGPTAIIERDYATLDTLVSGFGDGPERKMRGWAAGGGVYEDFLRLATSRSGRRDATRISRLVNALVAMGDRVKGSGVEGLEERVAFKEMSRAVAGWIAHEDVQSVQSSAVLGLPLTGDARIIQTAEMSRRYYGVIMAGGH